In the Catharus ustulatus isolate bCatUst1 chromosome 18, bCatUst1.pri.v2, whole genome shotgun sequence genome, one interval contains:
- the SIRT4 gene encoding NAD-dependent protein lipoamidase sirtuin-4, mitochondrial isoform X2 yields the protein MFSASKCSGVFRAARLHHFRSHSVSRASPNLTFVPACLPPDPVEVEELQHFVSNSKRLFVMTGAGISTESGIPDYRSEGVGLYARTDRRPIQHAEFVRSATARQRYWARNFVGWPQFSSHQPNKAHLVLRDWEKLGKLHWLVTQNVDALHTKAGSQRMTELHGCTHRVFCLACGDRILRSELQEHFEALNPTWKAEALGVAPDGDVFLTDEQVRSFQVPACQKCGGILKPDVTFFGDTVSQEKVSFVHQRLAESDSMLVAGSSMQVCSGCPGEEAANCSP from the exons ATGTTCTCTGCCAGCAAGTGCTCTGGAGTTTTCAGAGCTGCCAGACTGCATCATTTCAGATCCCATTCAGTATCCAGAGCCTCTCCAAACCTGACTTTCGTGCCAGCCTGTCTTCCCCCAGATCCCGTGGAagtggaggagctgcagcactttGTTTCTAACTCCAAGAGGCTGTTTGTGATGACTGGAGCTGGCATCTCCACGGAGTCAGGGATCCCCGATTACCGCTCTGAGGGCGTTGGGCTGTACGCCAGGACAGACAGACGGCCCATCCAGCACGCCGAGTTCGTCCGCAGCGCCACTGCCCGCCAGCGCTACTGGGCAAGGAACTTCGTGGGCTGGCCCCAGTTCTCCTCCCACCAGCCAAACAAGGCACACCTGGTGCTGAGAGACTGGGAGAAGCTGGGCAAGCTGCACTGGCTGGTGACTCAGAACGTGGATGCCCTTCACACCAAAGCCGGGAGCCAGCGCATGACGGAGCTGCACGGctgcacacacag GGTTTTCTGCTTGGCCTGTGGAGACCGAATCCTGCGTtctgagctccaggagcactTTGAAGCTCTGAATCCTACTTGGAAAGCTGAGGCACTTGGTGTGGCTCCGGATGGGGATGTCTTCCTGACGGACGAGCAGGTGCGCAGTTTCCAAGTCCCAGCCTGCCAGAAATGTGGTGGAATCCTGAAGCCTGATGTGACCTTCTTTGGAGACACAGTGAGCCAGGAAAAAGTCAGTTTTGTACACCAACGCCTGGCAGAATCAGACTCCATGCTGGTAGCAGGATCCTCTATGCAG GTTTGCTCTGGCTGCCCGGGAGAAGAAGCTGCCAATTGCAGTCCTTAA
- the SIRT4 gene encoding NAD-dependent protein lipoamidase sirtuin-4, mitochondrial isoform X1, with protein MFSASKCSGVFRAARLHHFRSHSVSRASPNLTFVPACLPPDPVEVEELQHFVSNSKRLFVMTGAGISTESGIPDYRSEGVGLYARTDRRPIQHAEFVRSATARQRYWARNFVGWPQFSSHQPNKAHLVLRDWEKLGKLHWLVTQNVDALHTKAGSQRMTELHGCTHRVFCLACGDRILRSELQEHFEALNPTWKAEALGVAPDGDVFLTDEQVRSFQVPACQKCGGILKPDVTFFGDTVSQEKVSFVHQRLAESDSMLVAGSSMQVYSGYRFALAAREKKLPIAVLNIGPTRLDHFASLKLNSRCGELLPLIVCT; from the exons ATGTTCTCTGCCAGCAAGTGCTCTGGAGTTTTCAGAGCTGCCAGACTGCATCATTTCAGATCCCATTCAGTATCCAGAGCCTCTCCAAACCTGACTTTCGTGCCAGCCTGTCTTCCCCCAGATCCCGTGGAagtggaggagctgcagcactttGTTTCTAACTCCAAGAGGCTGTTTGTGATGACTGGAGCTGGCATCTCCACGGAGTCAGGGATCCCCGATTACCGCTCTGAGGGCGTTGGGCTGTACGCCAGGACAGACAGACGGCCCATCCAGCACGCCGAGTTCGTCCGCAGCGCCACTGCCCGCCAGCGCTACTGGGCAAGGAACTTCGTGGGCTGGCCCCAGTTCTCCTCCCACCAGCCAAACAAGGCACACCTGGTGCTGAGAGACTGGGAGAAGCTGGGCAAGCTGCACTGGCTGGTGACTCAGAACGTGGATGCCCTTCACACCAAAGCCGGGAGCCAGCGCATGACGGAGCTGCACGGctgcacacacag GGTTTTCTGCTTGGCCTGTGGAGACCGAATCCTGCGTtctgagctccaggagcactTTGAAGCTCTGAATCCTACTTGGAAAGCTGAGGCACTTGGTGTGGCTCCGGATGGGGATGTCTTCCTGACGGACGAGCAGGTGCGCAGTTTCCAAGTCCCAGCCTGCCAGAAATGTGGTGGAATCCTGAAGCCTGATGTGACCTTCTTTGGAGACACAGTGAGCCAGGAAAAAGTCAGTTTTGTACACCAACGCCTGGCAGAATCAGACTCCATGCTGGTAGCAGGATCCTCTATGCAG GTGTACTCTGGTTACAGGTTTGCTCTGGCTGCCCGGGAGAAGAAGCTGCCAATTGCAGTCCTTAACATTGGGCCCACCAGGTTAGATCACTTTGCATCCTTAAAGCTGAATTCCCGCTgtggagagctgctgcctttgatTGTTTGCACCTGA
- the PLA2G1B gene encoding phospholipase A2, with product MKFLALLFLLSVAAASDDVSPRAVWLFRELIKCTLPKSHPLLDFNGYGCYCGLGGSGTPVDELDRCCQVHDNCYSQAMELDACRFLLDNPYTKSYRYSCSDGTITCSSKNKECAMFICNCDRAAAECFAKAPYNPDNKHVDSKQCK from the exons ATGAAGTTCCTggccctgcttttcctgctgtcgG TGGCCGCAGCCAGCGATGATGTCTCGCCCCGGGCTGTGTGGCTGTTCCGTGAATTGATCAAGTGCACCCTGCCCAAGAGCCACCCACTGCTGGACTTCAATGGCTACGGCTGCTACTGCGGCCTGGGGGGCAGCGGCACTCCGGTGGACGAGCTCGACAG GTGCTGCCAAGTACATGATAACTGCTACTCACAGGCAATGGAACTCGATGCCTGCAGATTCCTCCTGGACAACCCCTACACTAAGTCTTACCGCTACAGCTGTTCTGACGGGACAATCACGTGTAGCA GCAAGAACAAGGAGTGCGCCATGTTTATCTGCAACTGCGACCGCGCCGCTGCCGAGTGCTTCGCCAAGGCGCCCTACAACCCCGACAACAAGCACGTGGACTCCAAACAGTGCAAATAA